TACATGcacatgcaatttttttttaattatatttaattaatgtaaatTACAACAATTATGCTAAGTACCTTGAAATTgacaataaaatcaatataaaataacaaaaaaaacccttgagtgataattatattatttttgtttttaagaacatcaaatcaaatagtaattacactatttaaaaaaaataaaaagataaaggcattatattattttattctataattaaattagtagttttattgtataaaaaaataaaatgatcaatcTAACTTTGTACActttataaaaaccaattatggcATTggtgaaaaaatcattttgtttccaatatctaatttaaagattttttttatttaaaagtaattttataagTGCTCTGTTATAATGAATAGTAATATGAAAACGAACATTAACTTAACTTTTTGGggatatttagtttttttttttttctaatttaatatgCGCGCGTTTCCCACAAATTTCCATTACCGgtttttcatgtatttaattttgaatctgGCCTGTctgctgagttttttttttttggttgataaaTCAATAAACACGGCAATGGTGGACATATGTCTAAAATTCCTTTGAGTTTGGACAACGTTTGAGAACGTGCTctggataaaattaatttttttttagattttaaattattttaatatgtaattttaaaaataattttttaaaaaataaaaaaaattattttaatataaaaaatattttaaaaaaaacaaacttccaaacttttttaaatCTCACGGGTAACGTTGAGAGAGGACTTCTCTGTTGTATATTGCAAGGCTTAAGCCTCTCGGCGAAGTTTAAAACCAGTGGCCTTTCAAAACTGAAATGAACCAGTCCTGGTAAAATATGTTTCCGAACATAATAACTTGCgcaatttgttttcctttgttAAAAAATGTTCAAAAGAATTTGCACTGATctcatgaaatataattttatgtattGAGTGACAATACAAACGCTACACAGAAAGCAAGCATGTAGCTTTATTATAAGAGAAAGTAGGTCGGAGAAATTCCGACTTTTAGTTTATAGCATCAGGCGGGAATAGCTACTGCATTTCCCATCTTCAGTACATTTACATTGCAGGAGCCTTTGGATCTTGTACGACTGTCGtgattctcaatcctaccagaTGAAACAAAACTAAGTTGATTAGTAAATAAGAACACTGCAAAGgacaaaaaaagagaacatATATGCCATGATCTTGCTGGACTCTATAGTGTACACAAACAGATGTTTCGAATTTTATCAGAACGTCGATGCTTAAATTTTATGCAACTTTATGCAAGGATGATGCTGGACTAAATTGGCAGGGTTTGCCTCAACAATCCCGTTAAATTAGACAGCTTTGATCTGGTCAGTGTTAGCTATTATCTAAAGAGGGGTATTGAGCTAACGAAATCTCAATTCTTCTGCTGGAAAAGTAAACAGGATTTACCCGTTGAATTATTGCGATGAACAGTCCCTGACAATAAATTGTATGAAACATTcctgaaaaaacatcatttgcagaTTTGTCAATGTATAAAGGAAGGGAGACAATCATAAATAACTGGCTAAATTTTCATGCGAAACGTCCTCTAGCTGTAAAATAGCAGAAATAAGTGAGTTGACTCACAGGATCCTCAATCTTCCTGTAGTAATGAGGTTAATAACTGATGTTGGTATTGTTCCGGTTAGCTTGTTACCGTGCAATCTCCTGGAATCAGAAAACATGTAGCAGTATCATGAAGAAACCTACTTCTCAAATTTTTCTTCCAATCAAGATAACTCAAAAGGTTTTGGATATACACTTACATAAACAACAAAGACCCCAGGTTTCCAAGAGAAGCCGGAATTGGGCCAGACAGTTCATTAAGGTATAAATCCAAGCTGACTAGTTCTGTCAGATTACCCAATTCTGTAGGAATAGGTCCACTGATATTATTGCTAAATACCTCcctgcaagaaaataaaatattaatgtcagGACATGCAATAGCACAGTTATGTACTTTGTCCATCTAGCTTGTCAAAGCGAAAATGGAGCTTAGGATATCAAATGGTACATTAGTAGCTCTTCAAATAAAATGGCATGTGCTTCCCAAGCTGAGATGTGAGAAGGCTTACAAATATTGAAGATTAGCCAGAAGTCCGAGCTCGGGGATAAGAGGTCCTGATAGTCCAGCTTTGCCAAGGTCCCTATAGTGATCAAAATCCAATTTTCAAGGCAACCTAAAAACGTATTTATTCTCAAAACCTAGATGAAGAGCAtgcatcaaatttgaaaaagacCAAAGAGTAACGTACACCCTAGTTACGCTGTTATTTGAGTTACAGGTGACGTGAAACCATGTACACGGGTTGACTAGCGATGGATCCCAGCTCTGCAGTACATTGTTTGGATCAAACAGCTGGGTTTTCCAAGAATTTAGAACATCCCCTGTACACAAATAAGCATGTTAGCCATTTTAATTACTAGAAGAGTAAAGAGTAAAGACACATGTTAACGAACTCAAATCAATATTTCTCGGCCATTAATTTATAACTTTCTCTGCAAAGATCGACAAAACAAAGGTGGTAAAGAAGAAATTTAAGCGGAGATGGTGTAGGATATAGAGTGGGGTTTCCTTACCTTCCAGGTTACAATCCACAGTGGCAATAGCAACAGCAATTACGAGGCAAGCTAGAATTCTTGATGCCATAGGGGGGctcaaaaaaggaaataaaagcaATTAGAGAGATGGCTTTTCTGTGTAGGCACCTAATTCATTTACTTATTTATAAGCATACGATACATGAACATCACTGGCACAGCCGGCCACTACAGTGCTCACCAGTAACCACAGATACCAGCTAACATTTTGAACTCTAGAATTTACAACGCGTTTTTGTGTCTTTGATACAGACACGAAGAACTTTCAACAATCAACTCATCCAAACCAAGTCAAAGCTAAGTCGACAATATAAAAAGCGAGTCTTCTCAGCTGTTAAGGActacagaatatatatatataatggctTATATGAAAATCAGTCAAGAGTCTTTGGATAGTTCCATTTGACCAATCCATTTGACCAATTAAGGAAGCCTTTTCAACCTCTAAACAAATTCATTCCTGTTAGTTTCCATCAACTATCTTCGGCTACAATACCATATGATCGATGAAGAACCAACACAAATTCTGTATCCCGATCAGTAATCTCTTCCTGAAAAACCAATTTGTTTATAGTCAGCCAAATTCTTCACGGGATACCAAAAGCCAACATGAGAATTGCATTGCGATGAGAATTTTCACTCAAACAACAGTTCATCTATGGTGTTCGGCATACACCACTGTAAATTCAATCATTTCAGAAAATGTTTCTAGTAACAAGGACTCTatattcaaatctttttttatccagacaacattttcttgtctcaacaaatacaaaaccttttttttttttatctagaaaaCCTTTTCATATGTTTTAACCACCCTCCCTTAGATTGTTGTTCTTGAACACTCAGTTTAGTAACGAGAGACTCTCTTGTAAACAGGTCTTCTAGATTACAAACGACAACttattttctaagcttcacaAACTGATATAACTTGAGTGTGCCTTCTTCCGCATTTTGTTTGCTTATATATAGATTTTCAATAACTGTCATCGAGCgctacaagaaaagaaaatgaagttccGTATATCGATCGGAAGATGATGGTGATCTCAACAGTATCCCTTCTGGGAGACCCTCGATGTCAGTTGTCAAAATTTGGCAGCCGCAAAAGGACAATAATATCCACAGCTTCCGAGTTAATTACAAGCTACCTTGGTAATTACAACAGTCAACAGCATCTATATGATGAAAGAGATGGGAAGAAGAAAACCTGGCGCATCACAGCGGGAGCTAGCGAGCCTAAACAGAGACAATGAAGTAAAACTTGAACTACATTGTTAGAAGTTAAAACTGCTTGGAAATGTTGCAAATGCAACGTTGTTGAGAGGTGCAAGCTAACCACATCAGAAGAGCAACACgccaaattatattattatgggGTGTTTAGGAGCGTGGTTGTTATTACtctcaaagtattttttgctttagaaatatattaaaataaatttttttttatttttaaaaaataatttttgacatcaagacatcaaaataatctaaatatattaattaaaaaaaaaattaatttaaaaaaaaaacacttataaaactaaaaaaacaaaaaggatttaTTACGAGCTGTAGAGCCCCGTAAGACCAAGTCCTCGTATAATATTGTAATAACGATCTTTGTTGAAAATTGAAGGTAAATGACTTGTTCCACTTGAGGTTTGGAAATCAAGGCATGCATTGAACCGGTGCACCATATCTAGAATACGAGTCTTCatgtatattaaattttattcaagatCCAAAGAATGGCAGCAGTTAACAGGGATTTCGCGTATCCAGCtagaattttttaatcaatcttttGGAATATCGGCAAGAACAATATCGGAGCATGACGACCAGGTTACTTGTACTATAAGTTGGCCTCCAAAACGAATCTGATTCcccttttccttttgaaaagaaattaaagagaaagcTAAAAACACTTGGGCAAAGCATTGtagatatatttttgttttcttgtggattgtaataattaattgatagctttgcattttaaaaaactctcaataatctattttttaaggttaatatgattttttttttgtttcaattgtcgttttaaaattgttaagagATGTTCAcgactttttattatttttgtcacagtaaaataactttgttatatttaaaagcaaataattatttaactatgatttagtttttttgggcattttatatttttttttttgttatagtacaattattttattatccttGGATTCAAATTTGCAAAAGCTTGGCTTGAGGGGTGAATTTATAAGTTCaaaatgttctttttttgtGATAACATTTGGAACATGAGGGTAAAGtagtattttcaaaataaaaaaactcaaaaattgtTGACACTTGTGTTTCACGCATCAAACTACTCTGTTACCTTAGGATGATGTGTGCGGTTGACTCCGatggtaaaaaatattattttaccgcATCATTTGATTCGTATCAACCTCTTTTTCCTTCTTGTATGGCGTGTGGTGGTCGAACCTCTGATGCGTCATcaacatctttttcttttttctttctaccAAAAAATCAGTGTCTGCCCTCCACATTTTCAAATCAGCCcttcaagttatttttcttttaattttgtcccttgtttttttattcctatttgttttattttaattcatttctcaaattttgttttgttttcaattgcatcctcctttaattttttttttttgtatattaaatttggtttttattttttgattttatttttttaattaagatagtttatttatttattttctttttcaatttcaccatttcacatttgatgatcttttttttttttttttgctttggttagtttttaaatatgggatttttttttcaatttcttcatttaacattaaattggttgacaattaaaatttttaattaaacccatgttttcaatttcaattgttgcaaatttgaaatattaacctaggtttaaaatattcatttaaatcAATTACTATGGGTTGaaactataaatttattagttttttctataATGGATTTCACACTTAACCTCCTTTGTTTAGTGTGGATTAGCCATGTTTTAATTGATCGAGGTTATTgcggtcttttttattttattttttttttgcaaagttaCTATAATGCCTATAAATACAAAACAACACTTAACttgaatctaaatttttttttttaaatcacttttAAAGCTCGATTTCAGGGTCTTAATCATCATCTTAAAGGCAATTTGATCTTTCACTTAatgttgataataattaaaaaatatatatatatatttttcaatttcatccattaatgttaaattgattaattaaaaataaacttcgtgaatgtttttttatttgtttagagttattacaatctcaaacaaatatatattttagaattatattatattttttagaattaatattCAAGATTGCAATCatctaatttttatcatataattaaataaaaattatttttaaaaaaattattaaacttagctAAATTCATGAACCAAGTTACATGAA
This genomic interval from Populus alba chromosome 1, ASM523922v2, whole genome shotgun sequence contains the following:
- the LOC118043209 gene encoding leucine-rich repeat protein 1 encodes the protein MASRILACLVIAVAIATVDCNLEGDVLNSWKTQLFDPNNVLQSWDPSLVNPCTWFHVTCNSNNSVTRVDLGKAGLSGPLIPELGLLANLQYLEVFSNNISGPIPTELGNLTELVSLDLYLNELSGPIPASLGNLGSLLFMRLHGNKLTGTIPTSVINLITTGRLRILNVSYNLLSGTVHRNNSTGLRITTVVQDPKAPAM